In a genomic window of Streptococcus oralis:
- the grpE gene encoding nucleotide exchange factor GrpE, giving the protein MARDKKNEEMKEEEVVETTEETTPEKSELDLANERADEFENKYLRAHAEMQNIQRRANEERQNLQRYRSQDLAKAILPSLDNLERALAVEGLTDDVKKGLEMVQESLIHALKEEGIEEIAADGEFDHNYHMAIQTLPADDEHPADTIAQVFQKGYKLHDRILRPAMVVVYN; this is encoded by the coding sequence ATGGCCCGAGATAAAAAAAACGAAGAAATGAAAGAAGAGGAAGTTGTGGAAACAACTGAAGAAACAACTCCTGAGAAGTCTGAGTTGGACTTGGCAAATGAACGTGCGGATGAGTTCGAAAACAAATACCTTCGCGCTCATGCAGAAATGCAAAATATTCAACGCCGTGCCAATGAAGAACGTCAAAACTTGCAACGTTATCGTAGCCAAGATCTGGCAAAAGCAATTTTACCGTCGCTTGACAACTTAGAACGTGCACTAGCAGTTGAAGGTTTGACAGACGACGTCAAAAAAGGATTGGAGATGGTGCAAGAGAGCTTGATTCACGCTTTGAAAGAAGAAGGAATCGAAGAAATCGCAGCTGACGGTGAATTTGACCATAACTACCATATGGCCATCCAAACTCTCCCAGCAGACGATGAACACCCAGCAGACACCATCGCTCAAGTCTTCCAAAAAGGCTACAAACTCCATGACCGCATCCTACGCCCAGCAATGGTAGTGGTCTATAACTAG
- the hrcA gene encoding heat-inducible transcriptional repressor HrcA produces MVTERQQDILNLIIDIFTKTHEPVGSKALQESINSSSATIRNDMAALEKQGLLEKAHTSSGRMPSVAGFQYYVKHSLAFDRLAENEVYEIVKAFDQEFFKLEDILQEAANLLTDLSGCTIVALDVEPSRQRLTAFDIVVLGQHTALAVFTLDESRTVTSQFLIPRNFLQEDLLKLKSIIQERFLGHTVLDIHYKIRTEIPQIIQRYFTTTDNVMDLFEHIFKEMFNENIVVSGKVNLLNFANLAAYQFFDQPQKVALEIREGLHEDQMQNVRVADSQESCLADLAVISSKFLIPYRGFGILAIIGPVNLDYQQLVNQVNVVNRVLTMKLTDFYRYLSSNHYEVN; encoded by the coding sequence ATGGTTACAGAGCGTCAGCAGGATATTTTAAATCTGATTATTGACATCTTTACCAAAACGCACGAACCTGTCGGATCCAAGGCGCTACAAGAGTCTATTAATTCTAGTAGTGCTACCATTCGTAATGACATGGCAGCTCTAGAGAAGCAGGGTTTGCTTGAGAAGGCTCATACCTCAAGCGGTCGGATGCCAAGTGTCGCGGGATTTCAGTACTATGTGAAACACTCGCTTGCTTTTGACAGACTGGCTGAAAATGAGGTATACGAGATTGTCAAAGCCTTTGATCAGGAGTTCTTCAAACTGGAGGATATTCTGCAAGAGGCTGCTAATCTACTGACAGACCTGAGCGGCTGTACGATAGTAGCACTGGATGTTGAGCCGAGCAGGCAACGATTGACAGCCTTTGATATCGTTGTTTTGGGACAACATACAGCCTTGGCAGTATTTACCCTAGACGAGTCCCGAACGGTTACCAGTCAGTTTCTGATTCCAAGGAACTTCTTGCAGGAAGATTTGCTGAAACTGAAGAGCATCATTCAGGAACGTTTCCTCGGTCACACCGTTCTGGATATTCACTACAAGATTCGGACGGAGATTCCGCAGATTATCCAGCGTTACTTTACGACAACGGACAATGTCATGGATCTCTTTGAACACATTTTTAAAGAAATGTTCAACGAAAACATTGTAGTGTCGGGTAAGGTCAATCTCTTGAATTTTGCCAATCTAGCAGCCTATCAGTTCTTTGACCAACCGCAAAAAGTGGCTCTGGAGATTCGTGAGGGTCTGCATGAAGATCAAATGCAAAATGTCCGTGTTGCGGACAGTCAGGAATCCTGTCTAGCTGACTTGGCGGTGATTAGTAGCAAGTTCCTTATTCCTTATCGAGGTTTTGGAATTTTGGCGATTATCGGTCCGGTCAATCTGGATTACCAGCAATTGGTCAACCAAGTCAATGTGGTCAATCGTGTTTTGACCATGAAGTTGACAGATTTTTATCGCTACCTCAGCAGTAATCATTATGAAGTAAATTAA
- a CDS encoding G5 domain-containing protein: protein MSRKKLLKLGISILALNALGVATYHVAPDLYQIPTVHAEETPAEDEEIPDGQERSIANTFKRMLDSIESSIKDFTNSPDEDNKELLEGDVEEAKNFFETAKKAMKSPEGQKSFAALEARYNSLKAKAEALLTGGDLKEEHQEVTTTEEIPYPSRTENNADLAEGTRKVKQAGEKGQKKVVWDVTLVNGVEKKRDRKNQTVIKEPVEEIIEVGTKKTGVETKETVTVEEKVAFKEETKVDPALDKGQTRVEEGEEGIDEVTYEVTKVDGVEKSRKEVSRKTKKVAKNKITYTGSKTVVTTKEVTKTEEVAFQTREVENALLAEGVRRVKTAGQKGVRTIVETVTYTDGVETGREVKSNTITTPAVDEVVEIGTKKAAVVTTKEETKTEEVAFQTKEVTNPNLPEGSRQVKAVGKKGVRTIVYTVTYTDGVETGREVKSNTITTPAVDEVVEVGTKKVVAPVVTTKEETKTEEVAFQVKEVQNADLPEGSRQVKIAGKKGVRTIVYTVTYTDGVETGRVEKSSTITTPAVDEIVEVGTKKVTPTTTNGDKNDTATTGNQAESTKKEETASQEQKVLPSTGTASTSLLSMIGLFIAGLVGFVVRKKD, encoded by the coding sequence ATGAGTAGAAAAAAATTATTAAAGTTAGGAATTTCTATACTTGCTTTAAATGCACTTGGAGTAGCCACTTATCATGTAGCTCCCGACTTGTATCAAATTCCAACAGTGCATGCGGAAGAGACACCAGCGGAAGATGAAGAAATTCCAGATGGCCAAGAGCGAAGTATTGCAAATACTTTCAAAAGAATGCTTGATAGTATAGAATCTTCAATTAAGGATTTTACAAATAGTCCAGATGAGGATAATAAAGAACTCCTAGAGGGTGATGTAGAAGAAGCAAAGAATTTTTTTGAGACTGCAAAGAAGGCAATGAAGAGTCCAGAAGGTCAAAAAAGTTTTGCGGCGCTTGAAGCTCGCTACAATTCTTTAAAAGCTAAGGCTGAGGCACTTCTCACTGGGGGAGATTTAAAAGAAGAACATCAAGAAGTCACAACTACTGAGGAGATTCCTTACCCATCTCGGACAGAAAACAATGCAGACCTCGCTGAAGGTACTCGAAAGGTAAAACAAGCGGGAGAAAAAGGTCAGAAGAAAGTTGTTTGGGATGTTACTTTGGTAAATGGCGTTGAGAAAAAACGTGATAGAAAGAACCAAACAGTAATTAAAGAACCAGTAGAAGAAATCATCGAAGTTGGAACTAAGAAAACAGGTGTTGAAACCAAAGAAACAGTGACTGTGGAGGAAAAAGTTGCTTTCAAAGAAGAAACGAAAGTAGATCCAGCACTGGATAAAGGTCAAACGCGTGTTGAAGAAGGTGAAGAAGGTATCGATGAAGTCACTTATGAAGTGACAAAAGTGGATGGTGTTGAAAAATCTCGTAAAGAAGTTTCACGCAAGACTAAGAAAGTTGCAAAAAACAAGATTACTTATACAGGTTCAAAAACTGTTGTAACGACTAAGGAAGTAACCAAAACTGAAGAAGTTGCCTTCCAGACTCGTGAGGTTGAAAATGCACTCTTAGCCGAAGGTGTTCGCCGAGTGAAAACAGCTGGGCAAAAAGGTGTTCGTACGATTGTTGAAACAGTGACTTACACAGACGGTGTTGAAACAGGCCGCGAGGTGAAATCAAATACAATCACTACTCCAGCAGTAGACGAAGTTGTCGAAATTGGAACTAAGAAAGCAGCGGTTGTAACGACTAAGGAAGAGACCAAGACAGAAGAAGTTGCTTTCCAAACTAAGGAAGTAACAAATCCAAATCTTCCAGAAGGAAGTCGTCAAGTGAAAGCTGTTGGTAAGAAGGGTGTTCGCACCATTGTTTATACAGTGACTTACACAGACGGCGTTGAAACAGGTCGCGAGGTGAAATCCAACACAATCACCACTCCAGCAGTAGATGAAGTTGTCGAAGTTGGAACTAAGAAAGTAGTAGCCCCAGTTGTAACGACTAAGGAAGAAACGAAGACAGAAGAAGTTGCTTTCCAAGTCAAAGAAGTGCAGAACGCAGACCTTCCAGAAGGCAGTCGTCAAGTGAAGATAGCTGGTAAGAAGGGTGTTCGCACCATTGTTTATACAGTGACTTACACAGATGGCGTTGAAACAGGTCGTGTTGAGAAATCAAGCACAATCACCACTCCAGCAGTAGATGAGATTGTCGAAGTTGGAACTAAGAAAGTAACTCCTACAACAACCAACGGTGATAAGAATGATACTGCAACAACAGGGAACCAAGCTGAAAGCACTAAGAAAGAAGAAACTGCAAGCCAAGAACAGAAAGTTCTACCAAGCACAGGTACAGCTTCTACCAGTCTTCTTTCAATGATTGGTTTATTTATCGCTGGTCTAGTAGGCTTTGTCGTTCGTAAGAAAGACTAA
- the dnaK gene encoding molecular chaperone DnaK has translation MSKIIGIDLGTTNSAVAVLEGTESKIIANPEGNRTTPSVVSFKNGEIIVGDAAKRQAVTNPDTVISIKSKMGTSEKVSANGKEYTPQEISAMILQYLKGYAEEYLGEKVTKAVITVPAYFNDAQRQATKDAGKIAGLEVERIVNEPTAAALAYGLDKTDKEEKILVFDLGGGTFDVSILELGDGVFDVLSTAGDNKLGGDDFDQKIIDHLVAEFKKENGIDLSTDKMAMQRLKDAAEKAKKDLSGVTSTQISLPFITAGEAGPLHLEMTLTRAKFDDLTRDLVERTKVPVRQALSDAGLSLSEIDEVILVGGSTRIPAVVEAVKAETGKEPNKSVNPDEVVAMGAAIQGGVITGDVKDVVLLDVTPLSLGIETMGGVFTKLIDRNTTIPTSKSQVFSTAADNQPAVDIHVLQGERPMAADNKTLGRFQLTDIPAAPRGIPQIEVTFDIDKNGIVSVKAKDLGTQKEQTIVIQSNSGLTDEEIDRMMKDAEANAEADKKRKEEVDLRNEVDQAIFATEKTIKETEGKGFDAERDAAQAALDDLKKAQEDNNLDEMKAKLEALNEKAQGLAVKLYEQAAAAQQAQAGAEGAQATGNAGDDVVDGEFTEK, from the coding sequence ATGTCTAAAATTATCGGTATTGACTTAGGTACAACAAACTCAGCAGTTGCAGTTCTTGAAGGAACTGAAAGCAAAATCATCGCAAACCCAGAAGGAAACCGTACAACTCCATCTGTAGTATCATTCAAAAACGGTGAAATCATTGTTGGTGATGCTGCAAAACGTCAAGCAGTCACAAACCCAGATACAGTTATCTCTATCAAATCTAAGATGGGAACTTCTGAAAAAGTTTCTGCAAATGGAAAAGAATATACTCCACAAGAAATCTCAGCTATGATTCTTCAATACTTGAAAGGTTACGCTGAAGAGTACCTTGGTGAAAAAGTAACCAAAGCAGTTATCACAGTTCCAGCTTACTTCAACGATGCTCAACGTCAAGCAACTAAAGACGCTGGTAAAATCGCTGGTCTTGAAGTAGAACGTATCGTCAACGAACCAACTGCAGCAGCTCTTGCTTACGGTTTGGACAAGACTGACAAAGAAGAAAAAATCTTGGTATTCGACCTTGGTGGTGGTACATTCGACGTATCTATCCTTGAATTGGGTGACGGTGTCTTCGATGTATTGTCAACTGCAGGGGACAATAAACTCGGTGGTGATGACTTTGACCAAAAAATCATTGACCACTTGGTAGCAGAATTCAAGAAAGAAAACGGTATTGACTTGTCTACTGACAAGATGGCAATGCAACGTTTGAAAGATGCGGCTGAAAAAGCTAAGAAAGACCTTTCTGGTGTAACTTCAACTCAAATCAGCTTGCCATTCATCACTGCAGGTGAGGCTGGACCTCTTCACTTGGAAATGACTTTGACTCGTGCGAAATTTGACGATTTGACTCGTGACCTTGTAGAACGTACAAAAGTTCCAGTTCGTCAAGCCCTTTCAGATGCAGGTTTGAGCTTGTCAGAAATCGACGAAGTGATCCTTGTTGGTGGTTCAACTCGTATCCCAGCCGTTGTAGAAGCTGTTAAGGCTGAAACTGGTAAAGAACCAAACAAATCAGTAAACCCTGACGAAGTAGTTGCCATGGGTGCTGCGATCCAAGGTGGTGTAATTACTGGTGATGTGAAAGACGTTGTCCTTCTTGATGTAACACCATTGTCACTTGGTATCGAAACAATGGGTGGAGTCTTCACAAAACTTATCGATCGCAACACTACTATTCCAACATCTAAATCACAAGTCTTCTCAACTGCGGCAGACAACCAACCGGCCGTTGATATCCACGTTCTTCAAGGTGAACGCCCAATGGCAGCAGATAACAAGACTCTTGGACGCTTCCAATTGACTGATATCCCAGCCGCACCTCGTGGAATTCCTCAAATCGAAGTAACTTTCGACATCGACAAGAACGGTATCGTATCTGTTAAAGCCAAAGACCTTGGAACTCAAAAAGAACAAACTATTGTTATCCAATCTAACTCAGGTTTGACTGATGAAGAAATCGACCGCATGATGAAAGATGCGGAAGCTAACGCTGAAGCAGATAAGAAACGTAAAGAAGAAGTAGACCTTCGTAACGAAGTAGACCAAGCTATCTTTGCGACTGAAAAGACAATCAAGGAAACTGAAGGCAAAGGCTTCGATGCAGAGCGTGACGCTGCCCAAGCTGCCCTTGATGACCTTAAGAAAGCGCAAGAAGATAATAACTTGGACGAAATGAAAGCAAAACTTGAAGCATTGAATGAAAAAGCTCAAGGACTTGCTGTTAAACTCTACGAACAAGCTGCTGCAGCCCAACAAGCTCAAGCAGGAGCAGAAGGCGCACAAGCAACAGGAAACGCAGGCGATGACGTCGTAGACGGAGAGTTTACGGAGAAATAA
- a CDS encoding LPXTG-anchored SHIRT domain periscope protein: MKWKYRMRMPFSTIFSRKKQAFLGLVVLLFSIFLLPLQSYAALEEIKNGTDISTLDIRKFNLNINNFSVLSKSQAVDQFHLSNPHYEYLWGGAYPGEMENFTLKVDKSKKQDQVFENPLSLKFTNIGTVNGKQVDAYLKFNKVTLHYLNTAQAESEMNSTQKSTVEFFSISELWESSAFEIGNVPYVDANHDYIMNKAFWIDADVTAELSYADGSETDLKLVMKPTDIDAMDANNLKETFYIKGYQNDVNLRLMNNANVLKQEDQGERTAWIATQITSGSYSENNISGFALRSNSNRMNFAYSSTEVASAVFGLYVEKLDPSPVLEVDPTEIPAKEGQNITYKARFKVPVPGKDLLAAPSSIEMVQNFDERLDYQELKVESGGVTLQEGRDYTIEKSGQTVTVKMTPEYIKANSSAEIIVTYNTTTNKKVEEKGPEKINNTVTLHVDNLSAPSNQVSTALLYEKHHEFVSGTPGKELPQEVKDLLPATEKNLPNGSQVTPTQPSQTEVKTAEGTWSFKSYDKASETINGADAHFVGTWEFTPAPTYKATHEFVSGTPGKELPQEVKTLLPADQTDLKDGSQATPTQPSQTEVKTAEGTWSFKSYDKASETINGADAHFIGTWEFTPAPTYKATHEFVSGTPGKELPQEVKTLLPADQTDLKDGSQATPTQPSQTEVKTAEGTWSFKSYDKASETINGADAHFIGTWEFTPAPTYKATHEFVSGTPGKELPQEVKALLPADQTELKDGSQATPTQPSQTEVKTAEGTWSFKSYDKTSETINGADAHFVGTWEFTPAPTVTHKATHEFVSGTPGKELPQEVKALLPADQTNLKDGSQATPTQPSQTEVKTAEGTWSFKSYDKTSETINGADAHFVGTWEFTPAPTVTHKATHEFVSGTPGKELPQEVKALLPADQTNLKDGSQATPTQPSQTEVKTAEGTWSFKSYDKTSETVNGSDVKFVGTWEFTASSAPTVTHKAVHEFVSGTPGKELPQEVKALLPGDQTDLKDGSQVTPTQPSQTEVKTAEGTWSFKSYDKTSETINGSDVKFVGTWEFTASPVPTVTHKAVHEFVSGTPGKELPQEVKTLLPADQTDLKDGSQVTPTQPSQTEVKTTEGTWSFKSYDKTSETINGADVKFVGTWEFTASPVPTVTHKAVHEFVSGTPGKELPQEVKTLLPADQTDLKDGSQATPTQPSQTEVKTAEGTWSFKSYDKASETINGADVKFVGTWEFTESPAPTVTHKAVHEFVSGTPGNELPQEVKTLLPADQTDLKDGSQVTPTQPSQTEVKTAEGTWSFKSYDKASETINGADVKFVGTWEFTESPAPTVTHKAVHEFVSGTPGNELPQEVKTLLPADQTDLKDGSQVTPTQPSQTEVKTAEGTWSFKSYDKASETINGADVKFVGTWEFTESPAPTVTHKAVHEFVSGTPGNELPQEVKTLLPADQTDLKDGSQATPTQPSQTEVKTAEGTWSFKSYDKTSETINGSDVKFIGTWEFTATPVPTVTHKAVHEFVSGTPGKELPQEVKALLPADQTNLKDGSQAMPTQPSQTEVKTAEGTWSFKSYDKTSETINGADAHFVGTWEFTPAPIKDSGNTSQPEEGSSQKQNLLPNTGSAVSGLLSIIGLAFASLAAFVLRKKD; this comes from the coding sequence ATGAAATGGAAATATCGCATGAGAATGCCTTTTTCTACTATTTTCAGTAGAAAAAAACAGGCTTTTCTCGGACTAGTCGTTTTACTTTTTTCTATTTTTCTTCTTCCGCTTCAATCTTATGCGGCTTTAGAAGAAATAAAAAATGGAACGGATATCTCAACCTTGGATATTCGTAAGTTTAATTTGAACATCAACAATTTTAGTGTTTTATCTAAATCACAGGCTGTTGATCAGTTTCATTTATCGAATCCCCACTATGAATATCTCTGGGGTGGTGCCTATCCAGGCGAGATGGAGAACTTTACTCTTAAAGTAGATAAAAGTAAAAAGCAGGATCAAGTTTTTGAAAATCCTCTTTCTCTAAAATTCACAAATATTGGGACAGTTAATGGTAAGCAAGTAGATGCTTACTTAAAATTCAATAAGGTAACTCTTCACTATCTAAACACTGCTCAAGCAGAGTCTGAAATGAATAGTACTCAAAAATCTACTGTTGAATTTTTCTCAATTTCTGAATTATGGGAAAGTAGTGCTTTTGAAATTGGTAATGTTCCTTACGTAGATGCGAATCATGACTACATCATGAATAAAGCATTTTGGATTGATGCTGATGTAACAGCCGAGTTGAGTTATGCAGATGGTTCAGAGACAGATTTGAAGTTGGTCATGAAACCAACGGATATCGATGCAATGGATGCAAACAACTTGAAGGAAACCTTCTATATTAAAGGTTATCAAAATGATGTTAATCTTCGTCTGATGAACAATGCCAATGTTTTGAAACAGGAAGACCAAGGAGAACGAACTGCTTGGATTGCGACTCAGATTACAAGTGGTAGCTATTCTGAGAACAATATCTCTGGTTTCGCCCTTCGATCGAATAGTAATAGGATGAATTTTGCTTATTCATCAACAGAGGTTGCTTCGGCCGTCTTTGGTCTCTATGTTGAAAAACTTGATCCTAGCCCTGTTCTAGAAGTTGATCCTACAGAGATTCCAGCTAAAGAGGGGCAAAATATCACTTATAAAGCAAGGTTTAAAGTTCCGGTTCCTGGCAAAGATCTTTTAGCAGCGCCTTCATCTATCGAAATGGTTCAGAATTTTGATGAGCGCCTTGATTATCAAGAACTTAAAGTTGAATCAGGTGGAGTGACTCTGCAAGAAGGACGTGACTATACGATCGAGAAATCAGGTCAAACAGTTACTGTTAAAATGACACCTGAATACATAAAAGCAAATTCTTCTGCTGAAATTATTGTAACTTATAATACTACTACAAACAAAAAAGTGGAAGAAAAGGGACCTGAAAAAATTAACAACACTGTAACCTTGCATGTTGATAACTTATCAGCTCCTTCTAATCAGGTGAGCACTGCTCTTCTTTACGAAAAACACCATGAATTTGTCAGTGGAACTCCAGGTAAAGAGTTGCCACAAGAAGTGAAAGATTTGCTTCCAGCAACAGAAAAGAATTTACCTAATGGCAGTCAAGTAACGCCAACACAACCAAGTCAAACGGAAGTGAAGACAGCAGAAGGTACTTGGAGCTTCAAGTCCTATGACAAGGCATCAGAAACCATCAATGGAGCGGATGCTCACTTTGTCGGTACTTGGGAATTCACCCCAGCACCAACTTACAAGGCAACACATGAGTTTGTCAGCGGAACGCCAGGAAAAGAACTTCCACAAGAAGTGAAAACCTTGCTTCCAGCAGACCAAACAGACTTGAAAGATGGTAGTCAAGCAACTCCAACGCAACCAAGCCAAACAGAAGTGAAGACCGCAGAAGGTACATGGAGCTTCAAGTCCTATGACAAGGCATCAGAAACCATCAATGGAGCGGATGCCCACTTTATCGGTACTTGGGAATTCACCCCAGCACCAACTTACAAGGCAACACATGAGTTTGTCAGCGGAACGCCAGGAAAAGAACTTCCACAAGAAGTGAAAACCTTGCTTCCAGCAGACCAAACAGACTTGAAAGACGGTAGTCAAGCGACTCCAACCCAACCAAGTCAAACTGAGGTTAAGACAGCAGAAGGTACATGGAGCTTCAAGTCCTATGACAAGGCATCAGAAACCATCAATGGAGCGGATGCCCACTTTATCGGTACTTGGGAATTTACTCCAGCACCAACCTACAAAGCAACACATGAATTTGTAAGCGGAACTCCAGGTAAAGAACTTCCACAAGAAGTGAAAGCCTTGCTTCCAGCAGATCAAACAGAACTGAAAGACGGTAGCCAAGCAACGCCAACACAACCAAGTCAAACTGAGGTTAAGACAGCAGAAGGTACATGGAGCTTCAAGTCCTACGACAAGACTTCAGAGACCATTAATGGAGCAGACGCACACTTCGTAGGCACCTGGGAATTCACTCCAGCGCCAACAGTGACTCATAAGGCAACTCACGAGTTTGTCAGCGGAACTCCGGGTAAAGAGCTTCCACAAGAAGTGAAGGCCCTTCTTCCGGCAGACCAAACAAACTTGAAAGATGGCAGCCAAGCAACACCAACTCAACCAAGTCAAACAGAAGTGAAGACAGCAGAAGGTACATGGAGCTTCAAGTCCTACGACAAGACTTCAGAGACCATTAATGGAGCAGACGCACACTTCGTAGGCACCTGGGAATTCACTCCAGCGCCAACAGTGACTCATAAGGCAACTCACGAGTTTGTCAGCGGAACTCCGGGTAAAGAGCTTCCACAAGAAGTGAAGGCCCTTCTTCCGGCAGACCAAACAAACTTGAAAGATGGCAGCCAAGCAACACCAACTCAACCAAGTCAAACAGAAGTGAAGACAGCAGAAGGCACTTGGAGCTTCAAGTCCTACGACAAGACTTCAGAGACTGTCAACGGTTCAGATGTTAAGTTTGTAGGTACTTGGGAATTTACAGCGAGCTCAGCTCCAACAGTGACTCATAAAGCAGTTCACGAGTTTGTCAGCGGAACGCCAGGAAAAGAACTTCCACAAGAAGTGAAAGCCTTGCTTCCAGGAGATCAAACAGATCTGAAAGATGGCAGTCAAGTGACTCCAACTCAACCAAGTCAAACTGAGGTTAAGACAGCAGAGGGCACATGGAGCTTCAAGTCCTACGACAAGACATCGGAAACAATTAATGGATCAGATGTTAAGTTTGTAGGCACATGGGAATTCACAGCAAGCCCGGTTCCAACAGTGACTCATAAAGCAGTTCACGAGTTTGTCAGCGGAACTCCAGGCAAAGAACTTCCACAAGAAGTGAAAACCTTGCTTCCAGCAGACCAAACAGACTTGAAGGACGGCAGCCAAGTAACTCCAACTCAACCAAGTCAAACAGAAGTGAAGACCACAGAAGGTACATGGAGCTTTAAGTCCTACGATAAGACTTCTGAAACTATTAATGGGGCAGATGTTAAGTTTGTAGGCACATGGGAATTTACAGCAAGCCCAGTTCCAACAGTGACTCATAAAGCAGTTCACGAGTTTGTTAGCGGAACCCCAGGTAAAGAACTTCCACAAGAAGTGAAAACCTTGCTTCCAGCAGACCAAACAGACTTGAAAGACGGTAGTCAAGCGACACCAACGCAACCAAGCCAAACAGAAGTGAAAACGGCAGAAGGCACCTGGAGCTTTAAGTCTTATGACAAGGCATCAGAAACCATCAATGGAGCGGATGTTAAGTTTGTAGGTACATGGGAATTCACAGAAAGCCCAGCTCCAACAGTGACTCATAAAGCAGTTCACGAGTTTGTCAGCGGAACGCCAGGCAACGAACTTCCACAAGAAGTGAAAACCTTGCTTCCAGCAGACCAAACAGACTTGAAAGACGGTAGTCAAGTGACACCAACGCAACCAAGCCAAACAGAAGTGAAGACGGCAGAAGGCACCTGGAGCTTTAAGTCTTATGACAAGGCATCAGAAACCATCAATGGAGCGGATGTTAAGTTTGTAGGTACATGGGAATTCACAGAAAGCCCAGCTCCAACAGTGACTCATAAAGCAGTTCACGAGTTTGTCAGCGGAACGCCAGGCAACGAACTTCCACAAGAAGTGAAAACCTTGCTTCCAGCAGACCAAACAGACTTGAAAGACGGTAGTCAAGTGACACCAACGCAACCAAGCCAAACAGAAGTGAAGACGGCAGAAGGCACCTGGAGCTTTAAGTCTTATGACAAGGCATCAGAAACCATCAATGGAGCGGATGTTAAGTTTGTAGGTACATGGGAATTCACAGAAAGCCCAGCTCCAACAGTGACTCATAAAGCAGTTCACGAGTTTGTCAGCGGAACGCCAGGCAACGAACTTCCACAAGAAGTGAAAACCTTGCTTCCAGCAGACCAAACAGACTTGAAAGACGGTAGTCAAGCGACTCCGACACAACCAAGCCAAACAGAAGTGAAGACAGCAGAAGGCACATGGAGCTTCAAGTCCTACGATAAGACATCGGAAACAATTAATGGATCAGATGTTAAGTTTATAGGTACATGGGAATTTACAGCAACTCCAGTTCCAACAGTGACTCATAAAGCAGTTCACGAGTTTGTTAGCGGAACTCCAGGTAAAGAACTTCCACAAGAAGTGAAAGCCTTGCTTCCAGCAGACCAAACAAACTTGAAAGATGGCAGCCAAGCAATGCCAACGCAACCAAGTCAAACAGAGGTTAAGACAGCAGAAGGCACATGGAGCTTCAAGTCTTATGACAAGACATCTGAAACCATCAATGGAGCAGACGCACACTTCGTAGGAACCTGGGAATTCACTCCGGCCCCAATTAAAGATTCTGGAAATACTAGTCAACCAGAAGAAGGAAGTAGTCAAAAGCAGAACTTGTTACCAAACACAGGTTCAGCAGTATCTGGTCTTCTTTCAATCATCGGTCTTGCCTTTGCAAGCCTAGCAGCTTTTGTTCTTCGCAAGAAAGATTAA